The following are encoded in a window of Amycolatopsis lexingtonensis genomic DNA:
- a CDS encoding nitrate- and nitrite sensing domain-containing protein, giving the protein MKYLRSVRGRMLGIALIPGSALVVVAVVITAFLVHQAVRTRDLAVETATAADRTARSVVALQAQRSAAMAAPELRTAAYASYTQRIDTAIAGLRDYVRRAPDAESAYQQTTAVELLSVAEGMDRSDSLALAGLDGVTRRPYASAVAAYRAGLTRVAPQLTDSGRTAYESLTRSADWSRLAAVEDAFAAAEPLPVPESTWRSAAFTVSEQLGRLYTQQSQYAVQLTLDDGRRTLAGALSAGTALLLCAVLLLVVVRRLVARVPVPVVPIMVPTVRSAIPRPRHARSRRPKAPEPWPLKAVLDDLRRQ; this is encoded by the coding sequence TTGAAGTACCTGCGATCCGTCCGCGGCCGCATGCTGGGCATCGCGCTCATCCCCGGCAGTGCCCTCGTCGTCGTGGCGGTCGTCATCACCGCTTTCCTGGTCCACCAAGCGGTTCGCACGCGCGACCTCGCGGTGGAGACGGCGACGGCGGCGGATCGGACGGCCAGGTCCGTGGTCGCGTTGCAGGCGCAGCGGAGCGCGGCGATGGCCGCGCCGGAACTGCGGACCGCCGCGTACGCGAGCTACACCCAGCGGATCGACACCGCCATCGCCGGGCTGCGCGACTACGTCCGCCGCGCGCCGGACGCCGAATCGGCCTACCAGCAGACGACCGCCGTCGAGCTGCTTTCCGTCGCCGAAGGCATGGACCGCTCCGATTCCCTCGCGCTGGCCGGCCTCGACGGTGTCACGCGGCGGCCGTACGCCTCCGCCGTCGCCGCGTACCGGGCCGGGCTGACGCGGGTCGCGCCGCAGCTCACCGACAGTGGCCGGACGGCGTACGAGTCGCTCACCCGCAGCGCCGACTGGAGCAGGCTGGCCGCCGTCGAAGACGCGTTCGCCGCCGCCGAACCCCTGCCCGTGCCCGAGTCCACGTGGCGCAGTGCCGCCTTCACCGTTTCCGAACAGCTCGGCCGGCTCTACACCCAGCAGAGCCAGTACGCCGTGCAGCTCACGCTCGACGACGGCCGCCGCACGCTCGCCGGCGCGCTGTCCGCGGGGACCGCGCTGCTGCTGTGCGCGGTGCTCCTGCTCGTCGTCGTGCGGCGGCTCGTGGCGCGGGTGCCGGTGCCGGTCGTCCCGATCATGGTCCCCACCGTGCGCTCGGCCATCCCACGTCCCCGCCACGCACGGTCACGACGGCCGAAGGCGCCCGAGCCGTGGCCGCTGAAAGCCGTGCTCGACGACTTGCGCCGCCAGTGA
- a CDS encoding nucleotide pyrophosphohydrolase, protein MTFDDVTQRLRGFAAARAWEPFHTPKNLVMALSGEVGELTSLFQWLTPEESDAWREDAELEAKVLDEIADVTLYLLQLADRLGVDLPAAAHAKIDRNEVRFPPPA, encoded by the coding sequence GTGACCTTCGACGACGTGACCCAGCGCCTGCGCGGCTTCGCGGCCGCCCGAGCCTGGGAGCCGTTCCACACGCCCAAAAACCTCGTGATGGCGCTGTCCGGCGAGGTGGGCGAACTGACCTCGCTGTTCCAGTGGCTGACGCCGGAGGAGTCCGACGCGTGGCGCGAAGACGCGGAGCTGGAGGCCAAGGTGCTCGACGAGATCGCCGACGTCACGCTGTACCTGCTGCAGCTGGCGGACCGCCTCGGCGTCGACCTGCCGGCCGCGGCGCACGCGAAGATCGACCGCAACGAGGTCCGCTTCCCGCCGCCCGCCTAG
- a CDS encoding DUF3024 domain-containing protein, translating to MAGIPEFALRQIERWCARRVPEHLRDQRRVECRTRGRAVTIFELRAGTEREIAQLRVDEFGIWSVFWADRDGQWLAHPDAPVASTPPPLLAEIERRCERD from the coding sequence ATGGCGGGCATCCCGGAATTCGCGCTGCGGCAGATCGAGCGCTGGTGTGCCCGGCGCGTGCCCGAACACCTGCGTGACCAGCGGCGGGTCGAGTGCCGCACGCGGGGGCGGGCCGTCACCATCTTCGAGCTGCGGGCCGGGACCGAGCGGGAGATCGCGCAGCTGCGTGTCGACGAATTCGGGATCTGGTCGGTGTTCTGGGCCGACCGGGACGGGCAGTGGCTGGCGCACCCGGACGCGCCCGTGGCGAGCACGCCGCCGCCGTTGCTGGCCGAGATCGAACGGCGCTGCGAGCGGGACTAG